A stretch of the Nothobranchius furzeri strain GRZ-AD chromosome 5, NfurGRZ-RIMD1, whole genome shotgun sequence genome encodes the following:
- the LOC139070098 gene encoding spectrin alpha chain, non-erythrocytic 1-like isoform X2 — protein MSDLSAYGSSIQALKEQAQSCRDLKANESHLRDINKVASELESEGLMAEEAPMVQAQDEADSNTASPWKTVRLGVQTTANFNSIKVRGSSSLPV, from the exons atgtcggacctgtcggcttacggcagcagcatccaggccctgaaggagcaggcccagtcctgcagg gacctgaaggccaacgagtcccacctgagggacatcaacaaggtggcatctgaactggagtcagaaggtctgatggctgaggaggctcctatggttcaggctcag gatgaagccgactctaacacggcatcaccctggaag accgtacggttgggcgttcagacgacagctaactttaattccatcaaggtaagaggaagctcttcccttcctgtctga
- the LOC139070098 gene encoding spectrin alpha chain, non-erythrocytic 1-like isoform X1, which produces MSDLSAYGSSIQALKEQAQSCRDLKANESHLRDINKVASELESEGLMAEEAPMVQAQQQEHLGSAPGKDEADSNTASPWKTVRLGVQTTANFNSIKVRGSSSLPV; this is translated from the exons atgtcggacctgtcggcttacggcagcagcatccaggccctgaaggagcaggcccagtcctgcagg gacctgaaggccaacgagtcccacctgagggacatcaacaaggtggcatctgaactggagtcagaaggtctgatggctgaggaggctcctatggttcaggctcag caacaagaacatctgggttctgctcctggaaag gatgaagccgactctaacacggcatcaccctggaag accgtacggttgggcgttcagacgacagctaactttaattccatcaaggtaagaggaagctcttcccttcctgtctga
- the lhb gene encoding lutropin subunit beta, whose product MVLQASKEIFPLMLSLLLGSSSIFWHLPPAVAFQLPLCQLTNQTISLEKEGCFGCHPVETTICSGHCFTKYPVGPIRFSKVYQHVCTYQNFSYKTFELPDCLPGVDPIVTYPVALSCRCGRCSMDTSDCTFESLKPDFCMNDITFYY is encoded by the exons ATGGTGCTTCAGGCCAGTAAAGAGATATTCCCGTTGATGTTGAGTTTACTTTTAGGATCCTCCTCTATCTTCTGGCATCTTCCTCCAGCAG TGGCGTTCCAGCTGCCTTTGTGCCAGCTCACCAACCAGACCATTTCTCTGGAGAAGGAGGGCTGCTTCGGGTGTCATCCAGTGGAAACAACCATCTGCAGTGGGCACTGCTTCACCAAA TACCCCGTCGGGCCCATACGATTCAGCAAAGTGTACCAGCATGTGTGCACCTATCAGAACTTTTCCTACAAGACGTTTGAGCTTCCTGACTGTCTCCCTGGAGTCGACCCCATCGTCACCTACCCCGTGGCTTTGAGCTGCCGCTGTGGCCGCTGCTCCATGGATACGTCCGACTGCACCTTCGAAAGCCTGAAACCTGACTTCTGCATGAATGACATTACCTTTTACTACTAG
- the LOC107396184 gene encoding protein NDRG1, producing the protein MVLEETDNDSVFEPQVTDEYVETQFGDVHCVMMGTVKANRPVILTFPDVGLNHKSCFETLFNHEDMHEIVRHFAVCHVEAPGQQEGAKTLPAAYPYPSMEQLSEVLPGVLKHFGLRSVIGLGVGAGAYILARFALNYPDLVDGVVLININPNSESLMDTVTSKITDWTYTLPDKILANLLGKEELQTNQDLVATYRHYITATMNEANVSQFLRSYSNRSALEVERPVPEGNINVRTLKCSSLLVVGDNSPAVEAVVDCNSKLNPTKTTLLKMADCGGLPQVDQPAKVIEALKYFIQGLGYLSSASMTRLRSRTASGSSTASFDGPRSRAHTDELQRGRIHSHGAEEKRGRARTDISMESVSTVNQSVSKSTEVAC; encoded by the exons ATGGTTCTGGAGGAGACTGACAACGACTCTGTCTTTGAGCCTCAGGTCACT GACGAGTATGTGGAGACTCAGTTTGGGGACGTCCACTGCGTCATGATGGGGACGGTGAAAGCAAACCGTCCCGTTATCCTGACTTTTCCAGATGTCGGCCTGAACC ACAAATCCTGTTTCGAGACTCTGTTCAACCACGAAGACATGCATGAAATCGTCAGACATTTTGCCGTCTGTCACGTTGAGGCACCAGGACAACAGGAGGGAGCTAAAACTCTGCCTGCCGC GTATCCCTATCCTTCCATGGAGCAGCTCTCTGAAGTTCTGCCTGGTGTTCTGAAACACTTTGG GTTGCGCAGTGTGATCGGTCTGGGAGTCGGAGCTGGAGCGTACATCCTTGCTAGATTTGCT TTGAACTACCCTGACTTGGTGGACGGGGTGGTTCTGATCAACATTAACCCTAATTCTGAAAGCCTGATGGATACTGTCACTAGTAAG ATTACTGACTGGACCTACACTCTCCCAGACAAAATCCTTGCAAACCTGCTGGgaaag GAGGAGCTCCAGACTAACCAGGACCTTGTAGCTACGTATCGTCACTACATCACTGCAACCATGAACGAGGCCAACGTGAGTCAGTTCTTGCGCTCCTACAGCAACCGCAGTGCTCTGGAGGTGGAGAGGCCCGTTCCTGAAGGGAACATCAACGTCAGGACTCTCAA GTGCTCGTCACTCTTGGTTGTTGGTGATAACTCTCCAGCTGTGGAAGCTGTGGTTGACTGCAACTCAAAGCTCAATCCCACAAAAACCACACTGCTTAAG ATGGCAGACTGTGGAGGGCTTCCTCAGGTGGATCAG CCAGCCAAAGTGATCGAAGCCCTCAAGTATTTCATCCAAGGCCTGGGATATT TGTCCAGTGCCAGTATGACCAGGCTCCGCTCCCGAACAGCCTCCGGTTCCAGCACTGCGTCGTTCGATGGCCCTCGGAGCCGTGCACACACCGACGAGCTGCAGCGTGGCCGGATACACTCGCACGGTGCTGAGGAGAAGCGTGGGCGTGCACGCACTGACATCTCCATGGAGAGTGTTTCCACCGTGAACCAGAGCGTCTCAAAGTCCACTGAGGTGGCCTGTTAG